GCGGTCAGGCGGAAGCGCCGGGGAACGACATGCTGTCGGAAGAGAATATCGCCGAGTGGCGGCTCTGCGCGCCTTCGCTGCGGGAAGCGGAGCTCTCCGACGGCGAAACGCTGTATCGGCAAGGCGAGGAGCCGGGCTTTCTCTATTGTTTGATGCGGGGCGTCGTCAGGCTTTCGCATGTCGCGGAAAGCGGCGCGCAGATCACGCTCGCCATCGCGGGCGCCGGCGAACTCTTCGGGCGCGTTTCGCCAGGGCGAGCCTCTGCGCATGCCGCAAGCGCCATCGGCGAAACGTGCGTCCTGATGTTCGACCCTTCGGACGTGGCCCGTCTCCTCGCGAAAAGCCCATCGTTCTCGAGCTTCCTGAGCGCTGGACTGGAGGCGTCGCGGGAACGCGCCGAGCGCCGGCTGATCGACCGCCAGACCAAGTCAGTCGCTGCGCGGCTGACCGAGACGCTGGGGGAGCTTGCGCTCACCTTTGGCGCGCCTTGCCCGCATGGCTATTCGCTC
Above is a genomic segment from Methylocystis rosea containing:
- a CDS encoding Crp/Fnr family transcriptional regulator, with product MRGQAEAPGNDMLSEENIAEWRLCAPSLREAELSDGETLYRQGEEPGFLYCLMRGVVRLSHVAESGAQITLAIAGAGELFGRVSPGRASAHAASAIGETCVLMFDPSDVARLLAKSPSFSSFLSAGLEASRERAERRLIDRQTKSVAARLTETLGELALTFGAPCPHGYSLEIRLTQQDIADLVHASRPVVTRIMNDLRRRGALDYRRDLICVNHLALRSLAKENGRDL